From Ramlibacter tataouinensis, the proteins below share one genomic window:
- a CDS encoding dihydroorotase yields MKILIKNGRVIDPASGLDKVCDVSIAAGRIVSIGEAANHNSGKVVDASGCIVAPGFVDLAVRLREPGHEHEGMLESEMAAAVTGGITSLVCPPDTDPVLDEPGLVEMLKFRAEKLHQARVFPLGALTVGLQGETLTEMVELTEAGCVGFSQADTPVQNTQVLQRAFQYASTFGYTVWLRPQDAHLGRGVAASGPLATRLGLSGVPVAAETIALHTIFELMKITGARVHLCRLSSAAGVELVRQAKEQGLPVTCDVSIHSLHLTDVDIGYFDSRMRLNPPLRQQRDRDALRQGLADGTVDALVSDHTPVDEDAKTLPFAEAEPGATGLELLLGLALKWGHDSGASLPDTLAVLTSRPAKVLGAALGTLQASAGRLVPGGVADVCVFDPQAEWTVTAQALRSQGKHTPFAGYALPGQVRCTIAAGQVAFERA; encoded by the coding sequence ATGAAGATACTGATCAAGAACGGCAGGGTGATCGATCCCGCGTCCGGGCTGGACAAGGTGTGCGATGTCTCCATCGCCGCGGGGCGCATCGTCTCGATCGGCGAGGCCGCGAATCACAACTCCGGCAAGGTGGTCGACGCCAGCGGCTGCATCGTGGCGCCCGGGTTCGTCGACCTGGCCGTGCGCCTGCGCGAGCCCGGCCACGAGCACGAAGGCATGCTCGAGAGCGAGATGGCCGCGGCCGTGACGGGCGGTATCACCAGCCTGGTGTGCCCGCCCGACACCGATCCCGTCCTCGACGAGCCGGGTCTGGTGGAGATGCTCAAGTTCCGCGCCGAGAAGCTGCACCAGGCGCGGGTGTTCCCGCTGGGCGCGCTCACCGTCGGCCTGCAGGGCGAAACCCTCACCGAGATGGTGGAACTGACCGAGGCGGGCTGCGTCGGCTTCAGCCAGGCCGACACGCCGGTGCAGAACACGCAGGTGCTGCAGCGCGCCTTCCAGTACGCGTCCACCTTCGGCTACACGGTGTGGCTGCGGCCGCAGGACGCGCACCTGGGGCGCGGCGTGGCGGCAAGCGGGCCGCTGGCCACGCGCCTGGGCCTGTCCGGCGTGCCGGTCGCGGCGGAAACCATCGCACTGCACACGATCTTCGAGCTGATGAAGATCACCGGCGCGCGCGTCCACCTGTGCCGCCTGAGCAGCGCCGCCGGCGTCGAGCTGGTGCGGCAAGCGAAAGAGCAGGGCCTGCCAGTCACCTGCGACGTCAGCATCCATTCGCTGCACCTGACGGACGTCGACATCGGTTACTTCGACAGCCGCATGCGGCTGAATCCGCCGCTGCGGCAGCAGCGCGACCGCGATGCCTTGCGCCAGGGCTTGGCCGACGGAACGGTCGATGCGCTGGTGTCCGATCACACCCCGGTGGACGAGGACGCCAAGACCCTGCCCTTCGCGGAAGCCGAGCCCGGCGCCACCGGCCTGGAGCTGCTGCTCGGACTGGCGCTGAAGTGGGGCCACGACAGCGGCGCCAGCCTGCCCGACACGCTGGCCGTCCTGACCAGCCGCCCGGCCAAGGTGCTGGGGGCGGCGCTGGGCACGCTGCAGGCCAGCGCCGGCCGGCTCGTGCCCGGCGGCGTGGCCGACGTCTGCGTGTTCGATCCGCAGGCCGAGTGGACCGTTACCGCGCAGGCCTTGCGCAGCCAGGGCAAGCACACGCCCTTCGCCGGCTACGCCCTGCCGGGGCAGGTGCGCTGCACGATCGCCGCGGGACAGGTGGCGTTCGAAAGAGCCTAG
- the ruvX gene encoding Holliday junction resolvase RuvX → MMGQPIDVPDHFQTFLAFDFGLKRTGVAVGNRLLRTATGQATIRAEGDARLAAAEQRVRDWQPDALVVGVPFHPDGASHDNTARARKFARQLRSRLKLPVFEVDERYSTAEALGAGAADPDAGAAQIILEQFLRSLP, encoded by the coding sequence ATGATGGGGCAACCCATCGACGTCCCCGATCACTTCCAAACCTTTCTTGCTTTTGATTTCGGCCTCAAGCGCACCGGTGTGGCGGTGGGCAACCGGTTGCTGCGCACGGCGACCGGGCAGGCGACGATCCGCGCCGAGGGCGACGCTCGGCTGGCGGCCGCCGAGCAGCGGGTGCGCGACTGGCAGCCCGATGCGCTGGTGGTGGGCGTGCCCTTCCATCCCGACGGCGCCAGCCACGACAATACCGCCCGGGCCCGCAAGTTCGCGCGCCAGTTGCGCAGCCGCCTGAAGCTGCCCGTCTTCGAAGTGGACGAGCGCTACAGCACGGCCGAAGCGCTGGGCGCGGGTGCGGCCGATCCGGATGCGGGGGCCGCACAGATCATTCTTGAACAATTCCTGAGGAGCCTGCCGTGA
- a CDS encoding aspartate carbamoyltransferase catalytic subunit, protein MLYKRNPQLNKNGELVHLLSVEGLPREIVTHILDTAASFVSVSDREVKKVPLLRGKSVFNLFFENSTRTRTTFEIAATRLSADVINLDIARSSASKGESLLDTIANLSAMAADMFVVRHSESGAPYLIAQHVAPHVHVINAGDGRHAHPTQGLLDMYTIRHYKKDFSNLTVAIVGDVLHSRVARSDIHALTTLGCAEVRVVGPKTLVPGDMAQMGVRVCHTLEEGIRGCDVVIMLRLQNERMSGALLPSSQEFFKEYGLTPEKLQLAKPDAIVMHPGPINRGVEIDSSVVDGRQSVILPQVTFGIAVRMAVMSIVAGNEA, encoded by the coding sequence ATGTTGTACAAAAGAAACCCACAACTCAACAAGAACGGCGAACTGGTCCACCTGCTCTCGGTCGAGGGCCTGCCGCGCGAGATCGTCACCCACATCCTGGACACTGCCGCCAGCTTCGTGAGCGTGAGCGACCGCGAGGTGAAGAAGGTGCCGCTGCTGCGCGGCAAGAGCGTGTTCAACCTGTTCTTCGAGAACTCCACGCGCACCCGCACCACTTTCGAGATCGCCGCCACGCGGCTGTCGGCGGACGTGATCAACCTGGACATCGCGCGCTCCTCCGCCTCCAAGGGCGAGTCGCTGCTCGACACCATCGCCAACCTCTCGGCCATGGCGGCCGACATGTTCGTGGTGCGCCACAGCGAGTCGGGCGCGCCCTACCTGATCGCGCAGCACGTGGCCCCGCATGTCCATGTGATCAACGCCGGGGACGGGCGCCACGCGCACCCTACCCAGGGCCTGCTCGACATGTACACGATCCGCCACTACAAGAAGGACTTCTCCAACCTCACGGTGGCGATCGTCGGCGACGTGCTGCATTCGCGCGTGGCGCGCTCGGACATCCATGCGCTGACCACGCTCGGCTGCGCCGAAGTGCGCGTAGTCGGCCCCAAGACCCTGGTGCCGGGCGACATGGCGCAGATGGGCGTGCGCGTGTGCCATACGCTGGAGGAGGGCATCCGCGGCTGCGATGTGGTCATCATGCTGCGACTGCAGAACGAGCGCATGAGCGGCGCGCTGCTGCCCAGCTCGCAGGAGTTCTTCAAGGAGTACGGCCTGACGCCGGAGAAGCTGCAGCTGGCCAAGCCCGATGCGATCGTCATGCACCCCGGTCCCATCAACCGCGGCGTCGAGATCGATTCCTCGGTGGTGGACGGCCGGCAGAGCGTCATCCTGCCGCAGGTCACCTTCGGCATCGCGGTGCGCATGGCGGTGATGAGCATCGTGGCGGGCAACGAAGCCTGA
- the pyrR gene encoding bifunctional pyr operon transcriptional regulator/uracil phosphoribosyltransferase PyrR, whose product MKLTLDAEALYRELVRGVQQLGAAESRLVGVTSGGAWLAERLQKDLGLPGAAGAISSAMHRDDFATRGLAGAGRQTQLPFEVDDAHIILLDDVLYTGRTIRAVLNELFDYGRPASVKLAVLVDRGGRELPVQADYAAARVALPATQSLALARGEDGRFSFQVEGQT is encoded by the coding sequence GTGAAACTGACACTGGACGCGGAAGCCCTGTACCGCGAGCTCGTGCGCGGCGTTCAACAGCTCGGTGCGGCCGAAAGCCGGCTGGTGGGAGTCACTTCAGGCGGCGCCTGGCTGGCCGAGCGCCTGCAGAAGGACCTGGGCCTGCCGGGCGCGGCCGGCGCGATCTCGTCGGCCATGCATCGCGACGACTTCGCCACGCGCGGCCTGGCCGGCGCGGGCCGGCAGACGCAATTGCCGTTCGAGGTGGACGACGCGCACATCATCCTGCTCGATGACGTGCTCTATACCGGCCGCACCATCCGGGCCGTGCTCAATGAGCTGTTCGACTACGGCCGTCCGGCCAGTGTGAAGCTCGCCGTGCTGGTGGACCGGGGCGGGCGCGAGCTGCCGGTGCAGGCCGACTACGCCGCGGCGCGCGTGGCACTGCCGGCCACCCAGTCGCTGGCGCTGGCGCGCGGCGAGGACGGGCGGTTCAGTTTCCAGGTCGAGGGACAAACATGA
- the ygiD gene encoding 4,5-DOPA dioxygenase extradiol: MTGSFLPARRRFIGTASLASMLSALSLLATRSAFAAAGGSPARMPVIFVGHGSPMNAIADNAFTRRLRSWGTELPRPAAILSVSAHWLTPGATLVDVQARPPTIHDFGGFPRALHDMRYPAPGAPAIARQALEVVAPLHARPADDWGFDHGTWTVLHHLFPHADVPVFQLSIDYERPADFHYTLGRRLARLREQGVLIMGSGNVVHNLRATERGAPEAARATAPWAQSFDDAIRLALDGRDDKALVAYQRLDAGASMAVPTPDHYWPFLYALGAADRSDRLKTTYASFQSGTLSMRCVQFG; encoded by the coding sequence ATGACCGGATCGTTCCTTCCCGCCCGGCGCCGCTTCATCGGCACCGCTTCCCTCGCCTCGATGCTGTCTGCCTTGTCCCTCCTGGCGACCAGGTCCGCGTTCGCGGCGGCCGGCGGCAGCCCGGCCCGCATGCCCGTGATCTTCGTCGGCCACGGCAGTCCGATGAATGCCATTGCCGACAACGCATTCACGCGCCGGCTTCGCAGCTGGGGCACGGAGCTTCCGCGCCCGGCCGCGATCCTCTCGGTGTCCGCCCACTGGCTGACCCCAGGCGCAACGCTGGTCGACGTGCAGGCCCGGCCGCCGACGATCCACGACTTCGGCGGCTTTCCCCGGGCCCTGCACGACATGCGCTACCCCGCCCCCGGCGCGCCTGCCATCGCCAGGCAGGCGCTGGAGGTCGTGGCGCCGTTGCACGCGCGCCCCGCGGACGACTGGGGCTTCGACCACGGCACCTGGACGGTGCTGCACCACCTGTTCCCGCACGCCGACGTGCCGGTCTTCCAGTTGTCCATCGACTACGAGCGGCCGGCCGACTTCCACTACACGCTGGGGCGCCGGCTGGCCCGCCTGCGCGAGCAAGGCGTGCTGATCATGGGAAGCGGGAATGTGGTCCACAACCTGCGGGCCACCGAGCGAGGCGCGCCGGAGGCCGCGCGCGCGACCGCACCCTGGGCCCAATCGTTCGACGACGCGATCCGATTGGCGCTCGATGGCCGGGACGACAAGGCCCTGGTGGCTTACCAGCGTCTCGACGCAGGCGCGAGCATGGCGGTCCCGACGCCCGATCACTACTGGCCGTTCCTGTACGCGCTCGGCGCGGCGGATCGGTCGGATAGGCTGAAGACGACGTACGCGTCTTTTCAGTCAGGCACGCTCAGCATGCGCTGCGTGCAGTTCGGTTAG
- a CDS encoding alkaline phosphatase family protein: MMRRLLLRSFALRAVGLALIAGALASCGTPQASTPDGRRPAPPRLVVFMVVDGLPQRQVVDYRSQLAPDGLARFLDRGAWLSDAHYGYAFTVTAAGHASMLTGTYAWRHGIIGNDWRDAQTGELEYCTGDTRYSYIGNSTDKLDGTSPKNLMVETVGDVLKRRNPGAKVIGISGKDRGAILPAGKTGVAYMYMSKSGQFASSTFYMPQHPAWVNTFNAGKPADRYFRQDWRPVRDNAAYASSLPDEQPWFLAKGGKLPMTMGAAQDKPDGAYYAALLRSPFVDELSLEFARAAIRGEALGQDDVPDILAISLSGHDYVNHAFSAESRLSHDHLLQLDRMFQAFFKDLDTMVGKDNYVAVLTADHGFMPAPETSLAAGRNAGRVSGSAVLSRINAGLQQKFGPGNWARYFTASALALDHQLIAERKVDRLAVQDEARALLLKEEAFAAVYTRDELAGNTRAGAPLFDQMRKSWNAERSGDLQVALKPYWMFGSSTSTTTHGSPHPYDTNVPILFYGPRWVKAGRYSERAEVSGIAPTIAALLQVPPPSASEGRLLPLLAP; encoded by the coding sequence ATGATGCGCCGCCTTTTGCTCCGATCCTTTGCCCTTCGCGCCGTCGGCCTTGCCCTGATCGCCGGCGCGCTCGCCTCGTGCGGCACGCCACAGGCCAGCACGCCAGATGGCAGGCGGCCCGCACCGCCGCGCCTGGTGGTGTTCATGGTGGTCGACGGCCTGCCACAACGCCAGGTGGTGGACTATCGCAGCCAGCTCGCGCCGGACGGCCTGGCACGCTTTCTCGATCGCGGCGCCTGGCTCTCCGATGCGCACTACGGCTACGCCTTCACCGTCACCGCGGCGGGGCACGCGAGCATGCTGACGGGGACGTATGCCTGGCGGCACGGCATCATCGGCAACGACTGGCGCGACGCGCAGACCGGCGAGCTCGAGTACTGCACCGGCGACACGCGCTACAGCTATATCGGAAACAGCACCGACAAGCTGGACGGAACGAGCCCGAAGAACCTGATGGTGGAGACGGTCGGCGACGTGCTCAAGCGCCGCAACCCTGGCGCCAAGGTCATCGGCATCTCCGGCAAGGACCGCGGTGCCATCCTGCCGGCCGGTAAGACCGGCGTCGCCTACATGTACATGTCGAAGTCGGGCCAGTTCGCCTCGTCGACCTTCTACATGCCGCAGCACCCGGCCTGGGTCAACACCTTCAACGCCGGCAAGCCGGCCGATCGCTACTTCAGGCAGGACTGGCGGCCGGTGCGCGACAACGCCGCCTACGCGTCGTCGCTGCCGGACGAGCAGCCTTGGTTCCTGGCCAAGGGCGGAAAGCTGCCGATGACCATGGGCGCGGCCCAGGACAAGCCCGACGGTGCGTACTACGCGGCGCTGCTGCGCAGCCCATTCGTGGACGAGCTGTCGCTGGAGTTTGCCCGGGCGGCCATCCGCGGCGAGGCGCTGGGCCAGGACGACGTGCCCGACATCCTCGCCATCAGCCTGTCGGGCCACGACTACGTGAACCATGCATTCAGCGCCGAGTCGCGCCTCTCGCACGACCATCTCTTGCAGCTCGACCGGATGTTCCAGGCATTCTTCAAGGACCTGGACACGATGGTGGGCAAGGACAACTACGTCGCCGTGCTCACCGCCGACCACGGCTTCATGCCGGCACCCGAGACCAGCCTGGCAGCCGGTCGCAACGCCGGGCGGGTGAGCGGCAGTGCCGTGCTGTCGCGGATCAATGCCGGCCTGCAGCAGAAGTTCGGCCCCGGCAACTGGGCCCGCTACTTCACGGCCTCGGCGCTGGCGCTCGACCACCAGCTGATCGCCGAGCGCAAAGTGGACCGGCTCGCCGTGCAGGACGAGGCCCGTGCCCTGCTGCTGAAGGAGGAGGCCTTCGCCGCCGTGTACACGCGTGACGAGCTGGCCGGCAACACGCGCGCGGGTGCGCCGCTCTTCGACCAGATGCGCAAGTCATGGAACGCGGAGCGGTCCGGCGACCTGCAGGTGGCGCTGAAGCCCTACTGGATGTTCGGATCCAGCACCTCGACCACGACGCACGGCTCCCCGCACCCCTACGACACCAACGTGCCCATCCTGTTCTACGGGCCGCGCTGGGTGAAGGCCGGTCGCTACAGCGAGCGCGCCGAAGTGTCGGGCATCGCGCCGACGATCGCCGCGCTGCTGCAGGTGCCGCCGCCCTCGGCCTCGGAAGGGCGGCTGCTGCCGTTGCTGGCGCCGTGA
- a CDS encoding arylsulfatase, which yields MAKKPNILVMWGDDIGQSNLSCYTKGMMGYRTPNIDRIAKEGMIFTDAYAEQSCTAGRASFITGQCGLRTGLTKVGLPGAELGLKGEDITIAEALKPLGYRTGQFGKNHLGDRDEHLPTMHGFDEFFGNLYHLNAEEEPEEVDYPNAKDFPEFKKKYGPRGVLHCYADGKGGQKIENTGPLTKKRMETCDDEFMAAAKKFIQAAHDAGEPFFVWFNTSHMHAWTHVKPESRGQSGRWQSEYHDVMIDHDKCIGAMLDFLDKLGIADNTFVKYSTDNGPHMNTWPDAGTTPFRNEKNSSWEGAYRIPLVVRFPGKIAAGSESNEIVSHLDWFPTILALAGEPDIKEKLKKGHKIGNKTYKVHLDGYNLLPYLTGKETKSPRPGFLYFTDDGDLAALRYDNWKMLFMEQRITGTFKIWQEPFVVLRVPYIFNMRMDPYEHAQITSNTYYDWMFRHVYLLVPAQAMVAEFLATFKEFPPRQKSASFSLDQVIEKMTAAATGGGVEKSPPSL from the coding sequence ATGGCAAAGAAGCCGAACATCCTGGTGATGTGGGGTGACGACATTGGCCAGTCCAACCTCAGCTGCTACACGAAAGGGATGATGGGCTACCGCACGCCCAACATCGACCGAATCGCCAAGGAGGGCATGATCTTCACCGACGCATACGCCGAGCAAAGCTGTACGGCCGGGCGGGCGTCATTCATCACCGGCCAGTGTGGCCTGCGCACCGGCCTCACCAAGGTGGGCCTGCCTGGCGCCGAGCTGGGCCTCAAGGGCGAGGACATCACCATCGCCGAGGCGCTCAAGCCGCTCGGCTATCGGACCGGCCAATTCGGCAAGAACCACCTGGGTGACCGCGACGAACACCTGCCGACCATGCATGGCTTCGATGAATTCTTCGGCAACCTGTATCACCTGAACGCCGAGGAGGAGCCGGAGGAAGTGGACTACCCGAACGCCAAGGACTTCCCGGAGTTCAAGAAAAAGTACGGCCCACGTGGCGTGCTGCACTGCTATGCCGACGGGAAAGGCGGCCAGAAGATCGAGAACACAGGCCCGCTGACGAAGAAGCGCATGGAAACCTGCGACGACGAATTCATGGCGGCGGCCAAGAAGTTCATCCAGGCCGCCCACGATGCCGGCGAGCCATTCTTCGTGTGGTTCAACACCTCGCACATGCATGCGTGGACGCACGTGAAGCCGGAGAGCCGTGGTCAATCCGGGCGCTGGCAGTCCGAGTACCACGACGTGATGATCGACCACGACAAGTGCATCGGAGCGATGCTCGACTTTCTGGACAAACTCGGCATCGCCGACAACACGTTCGTGAAGTACAGCACCGACAACGGCCCGCACATGAACACCTGGCCGGATGCGGGCACGACCCCGTTCCGCAACGAGAAGAACTCCAGTTGGGAGGGCGCATACCGCATCCCGTTGGTGGTTCGATTTCCAGGGAAGATCGCGGCTGGTTCAGAGTCGAACGAAATCGTCAGCCACCTGGACTGGTTCCCCACCATCCTGGCATTGGCCGGAGAGCCCGACATCAAGGAGAAGCTCAAGAAGGGCCACAAGATCGGCAACAAGACCTACAAGGTCCACCTCGACGGCTACAACCTGCTGCCGTACCTGACGGGCAAGGAAACCAAGAGCCCGCGTCCGGGCTTCCTCTATTTCACCGATGACGGCGATCTTGCGGCATTGCGCTACGACAACTGGAAGATGCTGTTCATGGAGCAGCGCATCACCGGCACGTTCAAGATCTGGCAGGAACCGTTCGTGGTGCTGCGCGTACCCTACATCTTCAACATGCGGATGGACCCGTACGAGCACGCACAGATCACGTCAAACACCTACTACGACTGGATGTTCCGGCATGTCTACCTGCTGGTCCCTGCGCAAGCCATGGTCGCGGAGTTCCTGGCGACCTTCAAGGAGTTCCCGCCGCGGCAGAAGTCGGCGAGTTTCAGCCTAGACCAGGTGATCGAGAAGATGACAGCCGCAGCCACTGGAGGTGGTGTCGAGAAGAGCCCTCCAAGCCTCTAG
- a CDS encoding HdeD family acid-resistance protein has product MNADIGTPPWMLILRGVIALVFGVLAVIWPGLTLLWLVALFAAYAIFGGAVSAAAAFQVRRTEQRWWIPLLLGIVSVVAGVYAFMYPGLTALVLIIVMGVNAVFTGALDIAQAMRLERGRGLLILTGVLSLVFGVLVIWAPGAGALALVWLVGFYAIATGALMLALGLRLRRQRDLRPMPSGGP; this is encoded by the coding sequence ATGAACGCTGACATTGGCACGCCTCCCTGGATGCTGATCCTGCGCGGCGTCATCGCACTGGTGTTCGGCGTCCTGGCCGTCATCTGGCCGGGCCTCACCCTGCTCTGGCTGGTCGCGCTGTTCGCGGCCTACGCCATCTTCGGCGGCGCCGTGTCCGCGGCCGCCGCGTTCCAGGTCCGCCGGACCGAACAGCGCTGGTGGATCCCCTTGCTGCTGGGCATCGTCAGCGTCGTGGCCGGTGTGTACGCCTTCATGTACCCGGGGCTCACCGCCCTGGTGCTGATCATCGTGATGGGCGTCAACGCCGTCTTCACCGGGGCCCTGGACATCGCGCAGGCGATGCGTCTGGAGCGCGGGCGCGGCTTGCTCATCCTGACCGGCGTGCTGTCGCTGGTGTTCGGCGTGCTGGTGATCTGGGCGCCCGGCGCGGGCGCGCTGGCCTTGGTCTGGCTGGTCGGCTTCTACGCGATCGCCACCGGCGCGCTGATGCTGGCGCTGGGCTTGCGCCTTCGGCGCCAGCGCGACCTGCGCCCCATGCCCAGCGGCGGGCCGTAA
- a CDS encoding lysophospholipid acyltransferase family protein — MPGSLSAACRLVRATALALRGWYTIRFEFPGLTPLEREERVQAWAGRMLQALGVRLRLRGAPAAGPVLLVANHISWLDILVLHAARHCRFVSKGEVRHWPLIGTLATGAGTLYIERESRRDAMRVVHHMAESLRAGEVLAVFPEGTTSDGRQLLPFHANLIQAAISAEAPVQPVALSFVDVATGQPSFSPCYIGDDSLVGSVWRTLTGPPIAAVVSFGSPQVAAGRTRRAWADELRGAVEQLR; from the coding sequence GTGCCGGGCTCGCTGAGCGCCGCGTGCCGGCTGGTGCGAGCGACGGCGCTTGCGCTGCGCGGCTGGTACACCATCCGCTTCGAGTTTCCCGGACTCACGCCGCTCGAGCGCGAGGAGCGGGTGCAGGCCTGGGCCGGGCGCATGCTGCAGGCACTGGGCGTCCGGCTGCGCTTGCGTGGCGCGCCGGCCGCCGGGCCGGTGCTGCTGGTGGCCAACCACATCTCCTGGCTCGACATTCTGGTGCTGCATGCGGCGCGTCATTGCCGCTTCGTGTCCAAGGGGGAAGTCCGGCACTGGCCCTTGATCGGCACGCTGGCCACCGGCGCCGGCACGCTCTACATCGAGCGCGAATCGCGGCGCGACGCCATGCGCGTGGTGCACCACATGGCCGAAAGCCTGCGTGCCGGGGAGGTGCTGGCGGTCTTTCCCGAGGGCACGACCAGCGACGGCCGCCAGCTGCTGCCCTTCCACGCCAACCTGATCCAGGCGGCCATCTCTGCCGAGGCGCCGGTGCAGCCGGTGGCGTTGAGCTTCGTTGACGTTGCGACGGGCCAGCCCAGCTTCAGCCCGTGCTACATCGGCGACGACTCGCTCGTAGGATCCGTCTGGCGAACCCTGACCGGTCCGCCCATCGCGGCGGTCGTGAGCTTCGGCTCGCCGCAGGTCGCAGCAGGCCGCACCCGCCGGGCTTGGGCAGATGAGCTGCGAGGGGCGGTGGAGCAGCTTCGCTAG
- a CDS encoding YqgE/AlgH family protein, producing MSADASPINLTHHFLIAMPGLQDEAFAGSVVYLCEHSARGALGLVINKPSDINLRHLFDKVELPLGRDDLAATPVFQGGPVQTERGFVLHEAVFKDSAPNETVYASTMTIPGGLEMTTSKDVLEAISTGAGPRKVLVSLGYSAWGEGQLESELAENSWLTVGADLSVIFDTPVERRYEKALALLGLQAWMLAPEAGHA from the coding sequence ATGTCTGCCGATGCCTCTCCCATCAACCTGACGCATCACTTCCTGATCGCGATGCCGGGTCTGCAAGACGAGGCTTTTGCCGGCAGCGTGGTCTACCTGTGCGAGCACAGCGCGCGTGGCGCCCTCGGCCTGGTGATCAACAAGCCCAGCGACATCAACCTGCGCCATCTGTTCGACAAGGTCGAACTGCCGCTGGGCCGCGACGACCTGGCGGCGACGCCGGTGTTCCAGGGCGGCCCGGTGCAGACCGAGCGCGGCTTCGTGCTGCACGAGGCCGTCTTCAAGGACAGCGCGCCCAACGAGACGGTGTACGCCTCCACCATGACCATTCCCGGCGGGCTGGAGATGACCACCTCCAAGGACGTGCTCGAGGCGATCTCCACCGGGGCGGGCCCGCGCAAGGTGCTGGTTTCGCTGGGCTATTCGGCCTGGGGCGAAGGTCAGCTCGAATCCGAGCTGGCGGAAAACAGCTGGCTCACCGTGGGCGCGGACCTGTCGGTGATCTTCGATACGCCTGTCGAGCGGCGTTACGAAAAGGCCCTGGCGCTCTTGGGCTTGCAGGCCTGGATGCTCGCACCGGAAGCGGGACACGCATGA